The Thunnus albacares chromosome 13, fThuAlb1.1, whole genome shotgun sequence genome segment GACTCTTCATCACCATGGGAACAGGAAATCTGTCTCTCACATTATCAACAGTGGCCAAATGCGTGAAAATACTGAATCAGAATGCTAAATAGCAATTAGCAAGCTAGTTCAAATCATgacttacagtatatacagtatttataagCTGCATGTAGAGCCAAATACTTGTGTGGCCCACGttttaataattgataaaaTATTGTGTATTGATGCATACATGTGGTCCAGTTCCACATTTGTGTTCATTCCTCCCTCAGCTGCCTAATAATCCCTGCATGTATTTTGTCTAAAATCACATGTTCACATATGTAACATGTAACAGTACAGATGATAAGAGGGTCTCAGTTCAGAACAAAATCCATGTATTCATTAATGATGACCACCTATAACCATTTATTTAGTGATACTCTGCTTAACAGACAGATCTGAGCTCATTCCTGTTATTTTAACACTATTAGATATATTGAATAGGTAACATCTTTGCAGATTTCCTTCTTTGTGGAGCATAACTTCAAATTTTATTGTTGTGCTGAGCTGGAGAAAGCCCCCTCCTCCCTTTACTATAAAATGAAGCTGGATCTGACATGCTGAAGTTTGAATAAGACTTGAATACGCCGTAGCTCTGATCCTCTACTGCAGAGCTCAAACAGGGACATACAGATGCTGTtttcagcaacacacacacacaaagacactgGCTACTTTTATGAATGTCCTGCCATCTGCTGGCTAtaatatgtgcatatgtgtagttaaaaaacatttgagCTGGTCTGAAAGTGACTTTTGTATTGGCAATCTGCCCCAAGCAGGCAATGGGGAAATGCTGTCATGAGTCACTATCTCATTCttgaaaagactgtaaatatgtaaCAACAgaattatttcatgtttcacaACTATTGGCTGCAGCCTTAAAGGAATAGATATTACACTTTGACCCTCCCTGTTCAGGTCACATTCAAACAGCGTTCATTATATATCAGGAAAGTGTGTCTCTGgggtgaggtttttttttttctttttttaaaaagatgacaAGGGAATAATCTAATTATGATGTGTACCACGTGGGACAGATCTCTGCTAGTGCACAAGTAGAAACCTATTTTCTGTTGCTTTGTAACAACACAATGAAAAGTCTAAATCTCAGCTAATGGCCCCAAGAGACTGTAATGTTCCTCACAATACTGCACAGTAATTGTGCTTTTTGTGGAGCCTCAGCAGCAGTGGGATTGAAAATGTGAAGTTTGTCCTCagggtggcactagaggaaggGAGAAGAGGTTGTTCAAATCTCTGTGGAAGCATAATTGTACTATGGAAATTGTATTATTAGTTTATGATAAAGTATGTGCATCAAAATCGAAaagcttcatcctctggggaacatgaatatgcTCAGTAAATATCATAAATCTGCCCGCAACATTTTGATGTATCTTGTGGGTAAATAGAGTTCAGCAAAAATATTAGGGTTCACTTTCAGGGGGTCGTGAATGTCCACGGCGTTTTTTTGTTGAAGTCTGGCCAATAGATACCAAACTATTTTGCTGTGGACTAAATTGTTGGCAGGACAGATAAATGACTGATTATTTTCAGGCGCTTCAGAGTCGGCCAATAAACTTTATCTGCTTTGTCGTAAAATATGAGGGAAAGAATTTACATTATAtcactctgatcatttaaatctttaaatcatttttgtttgtggaaATTCTGATTACCTCCACTTTTTTACTATTATTGGGGCATTTTTAATGCCTTCATTAGTCAGCTGACAGCAGAGataacaggaaacaagggggGAGAAAGATGACGAATGACATTCAATTAAGTTCCCCAGCAGGACACTAAAAACATTGTAAATGTGGAAGATATCAGCTCGATTTCACTaagtcagactgctgaagcttcatattggcTTCAATAATTATACAAcaatacatttctgcacagaaggTGGATTTTCACCCGTAtgagtcagtatgaacaggaggaatgatcacagcaagaaaaacctgtttcaatgtacatataggcaactgactgttgttttaagacagatttggaaaaattgtgaaccatCTTCTTTTTAAGTAGTGTCATACACTTTTCCCCTCTCTGACACacccttttcttctccttttcttttctcacatcACTGCGGATCCAAatggtttatttttaatttagaaaCTTCCTCAGTTTCGTCTTCAGTCTGTCTACTTAGCTCCTGCATGGATTTACGTTATTACTGTTGGCTCCCTACAAACATTCTTCTCCAGCTGCCTCTTTTGCCCTCACTTTCAAAGCTGGGATTATCCAGACAAGATTTTTGTCTGATGGAGTCAAACTGCTTCTTGTGCTCCTTTTTAAGTTAAGCTCACAGAGTGCCTGCCAGTTTGTCTCATTACCACAGTTCACTTACAGTGTAAAGACAGCACGTGGCTTTTGGCATTTTTAGTGTTGTTTGTTAAACAGATGTTAAATATGATTGACCTCTGGctaactggatttttttttttgttggtgatgcaaaacaaaacacagtagcACAGTACATACAGTGAGACAAGAGATTACTCTACATTACatggaagacatttttgtcattgtACCAAACATGACAAGTTTTTGCTTGTTTCACATATGAGTTGCTGGGTGGTGGGGGTGAAGGTATTTAGTTTCAgtctccccttccctccctttGTTGTAATCACCATATCAGCCTTTGCATAACACCTCCTGCTGCAAAGTGGTGCTTGTCAGACCAGTTTTCCGGCAGTGTTTGTATGCAATCAATCGTTCCGACAAGTTAAAACTCAAGAAACTGGATTTGATCCTGTGAAAGGTGTAACAGATAGTTGTTCTATGGAAAGGACATTATGACACCAATGTAGGATtaatttttaacacattttacagGAGTTTAACTTGACATTTTATGTGTTCAATCTCATCACAGCAAGGATAAGACAGCTCAACACAGGTGAGTGTTGTTGTGAAAGTTTTAAGTACTACAAGCTTAGGCTTTGTTTCTTGATGCTCATTCTTAGTTTGCTTCAGTATGGTTTCATCAGATTAACTATgtgtaatttactgtgttttacttgaTTATTTACCATTACTTAGACACTTTTTCATTAGACATCCTTAATTCCTTTCTTGCCTACCAAATGACACGTGCTGACTTGTTAATAACTCTACATGTAGggttttacacatttatttctatGGCTATTTAAgttgttacaaatgttttttcttagGTAAACATTAATATGTGTGAAATGTTGCTGCGTCCTGATGAGATCTGTCGTCTTATAGGATCTGATGTGTTAGATTTCTTGCTGTGACACCACTGAAAACCACCAAAATGCTACCATGTACCGGCACGCACAATGGAAATGTCTGGAATGTGAACTGTTGTCACCTTTGCACATACATAGTATGCAGAGAGTTTAAATCTAATCCTTTAAAAGGGTGAAAACTTTGTACAGACCTGCGCTACACTTATAGTCCACTAAAGAAGAACAAATAATCAACCAAAAATAACTTGCCTGACCACATTAGCCAGGAACCCTCAAACAGataacacccacacacaaacatgaacacacacagactcagagTCTCTGTCTAACCGGAGTAACGTTATGATTCATTTTCTCAGAGTGgtgaaatgacacattctgGAGTGAAACAATAATAGGAGGTAATAAAATCCAGAAgagagtaaaacaaacacagtccGGGTGTGGCTCTAACAGTACACAAGCATAAATAGGCGTGTGTGGGAGAACTATACAGACAGGTACGACACCTGGAGACTTCCTTGTCGTGAGTAAGTGTCCTGTCGCTGTCTCAGAGGTATGGtgggcttttttttgtttcctcttatCTTTATTTCCCCTCTCTTCTCAAATCTCTAGTGACTTTTcaaatttaattcaattaaGATGTTTAATTCCACCTGATGTTTTCCAGTTGTTCAGGTTCCagacatttcattattttctgtcgGCCCAATCTGGTTTATTTGCTGCCGTCTCTCTACAGTATAGATGTATCTATAAAACCAATTGtatataatgttttgtttttcagttttttgacttTTGGAGAAAGTCGTGTCTCTTGGGCTCCTTGTAAAGAACATATAGGGAAGAAcagggtaacatgagccacttttttacatttgatgattttactgaaaaatttgaatttgaatatcaaataatagttactatatatacctcaggttgttgtgtgcccatggaaattaaaacaagttatctaattattgtGGTTTAAGAACAATGagccataaaaaaaagataggggtaaaatgagcatggggatggggtaaattGAGCACTCTATGGGAAAATAGtgctaccattaaatactgatataaaaattacacaaaatcaacaaattaattataaaatcaaaaataattttgaacttcattaatgccatcaatttaacaaaggcaaaaacgtgtacttttaagtaaaaccatatgtttgtgtcctgttgttcaacatgttacctcaacactttcagtaaagattaaactgtgatctttgtgttttagctacagaaagaatgtgtgtgtaaatgtgcttttgtgtaaacagacaggtgacaaattaaaggaaaaactggtccaggtctgaatgcttgacccctacagtgaggggatctggtggctctgttatgctgtggggggcattttgctggcatcgTTTAGGTCaacttgtccccttagagggaagagtcactgctaATCAGTACAAAGAAGATGTATTgaagatggattgagtaatgtgaactattctttcttaatttgtggtcacatgattatttttgtttatggttacctagataaagttggtggctcattttacccactgacTCTGTTTACCCTGTTCTCCCCTACTGTCAATTGAGAACTTGTTGCTTCcagtaaatttaattttgtgtgctgtaacatgtttttcctgGCAATCTTCAAACATCAGAATGATTCAGTGGGATTATACTGGCCCATATTGTGCAAATGCTTCCATTAAGGGTCAGTGTGAAGGGACAAAAAGGTCAAGAGCTAAAATATCATCATCCCCCTAGAGAGTACAGCTCTGTCGTTCATTACCTCTCCTGCCACACATGCAGCACTTCTCTTTGTGGTAAAATAATATTATTCCTACAGTGCTTGACAGTAGAATTTAAAGGACACGTGTGAATTCCTTTTGTCCATCAGACAATTGCAAAATGCAAAGCTGTTTTTAGCTTTGGTGGGAAAACCTTTAGAAATCTAGGGTATATAAATCATATAAACTTTCACCACAGCCCAATTTTCAGGAGGATGACTATGAAATGccataaataatgttttatatctTACCACAGAAACAGTGGCTCATCAGTAAACCCAGACTGTCCAGAGGGACTTGGGGCCACAGGCCATCCCACTGTTGATCTGGGAATGAAGTAGTGCAGAGATTTAAAAGATATATTTCAGCAGGCAGGCCTTTCCAAAAATGCACAGTGTCAGAGGTCTGGAGGAAGATCCGTCCCACACAAAGCACTATGACACACATCATTTAAAGTCACGAAACCTCTGCTGTTTGTCATCAATCTGCAGCTCTGAGGCTTCAGCATCTGGGCCAtgttctcctctgctctcccgTACAAAAACCAGCACTACGCTGATCTGAAGAGGGACTGTATCAAGGACAAGAAGCTGTTTGAGGATCCAGAGTTTCCAGCCACCAATGCATCGCTGTATTTTAGTAAACCACCGCCTGGTACTGTGCAGTGGAAACGACCAGGGGTGAGTGGCACTGGTGTTAGTGGTCCCACCGCTAGACTTTTCTCAGAATTTTTCAGACTTACTGTTCGAGATGCCATGTAGTtgtagattttctttctttctttttttaatcatggaTGAAGAGTATTACAAAGAGGCTTTCTCTAAACTTATAGCAACAAATATACAACTCACCTTTTCTAATTTCAGAGTGCATATCAAAACTATAtgctaaaatattaatatagtGATAGATTACAGGGGTTATAGGGACAGTTAAACTGAAAATGCCACAGACACCAGTTAATTGATAACATAAAAGAAATTATATCTAGAAACTTGCAAAATTTTTAGAAAATTCTCCACAAGGTCAATCATGCATCCATCGCATGAACCTTTCTGTTGTAGGAGATCTCCAGCGAGCCCCATCTGTTTGTGGAGGGAATCAGCTCCCATGACCTGAACCAGGGGCTCGTGGGTAACTGCTGGTTTGTTGCTGCCTGCTCTTGTCTGGCTTTGAAGCCAAACCTCTGGAAGAAGGTGAGTAAATGTAGTCTTTTCACTCTGAATGTGTGAGCCGTGGGGCATAATTTCGGTAACCAAATGTTAAGGCTTCTGGAGGACTGATAAGCACGGTGCACAAGTAGCAAGTAGCACTGTGCACTAAATAAACAATGTGACCAGCTGACACAACAGTTCATATCGAGGCAGCACAGGAATTCAACTGAGAGCGTTTAACTCATGTTCACCTGCAAAACTCAACTTTCTTTGACCCAAAGTAAATATgcagtacttttttttattagctATTGTTCCATTGattatgaatgtaaaataattaacatgacatccaaaaacttcaaaacaaagtaaaacctcaaaaacattttatatcaaGGACAGTTTAGAAAGGGAGACATTGTGATGGAGGAGGAACTGGAGAACCTGAGAATGGAGAATGAATTGTGAAttacaaaacattaattaaagtCCTCCTGATTCATAAAGTACTGCAATAAGAACTCGAGAGACACTGCATGTTTGAGGCATGTCCTTTGAAATGAATGATTTCAGTGTTAAATTCCGTCAATACAAAGTGGTTGAAGCTAAAAAAGATATCTCCACGTACGTTGTCAACACgacatgtttgtaaaaatgtggagaaaatgtGTTGCATCATTCCATCTAATATTATAGTTTAGTGAATTCAATATTATCAGCTTTTAATGGTATGCCCATTTGTTCTGATTCtacttattgtgtttttatactttatactttttgttttctttttaatatattgtttaaaaagCGAGATTCAGGCTCTTCTACTTTGCTATAAATGCTGTATTATACTAAATACCTTGTTATATGCAGATTAGACATTTAAAAGGTTTTGATTATATGTCTTAACTGTGACCATTTATAGTCATGGAGGTGATGTGACTGCTAACAGcttttgtatgattttttttcattgcattgtgtgtatgtgtgtgtttccaggtaatTACTGACTGGAAGGAGCAGGAGTGGGATCCCAAACACCCGGAAAACTATGCTGGAATTTTCCACTTCCAGTTCTGGATTTTTGGGAAGTGGGTGGACGTGGTGGTGGATGACCGGCTTCCTACAATCAATGGAGAACTCATCTACTGTCACTCAAAACACAACAACGAATTTTGGAGCGCTCTGCTGGAGAAGGCCTACGCCAAGTCAGTAAACTTGaagattaattttttttgtattttaatataatttatattattttaacacataacatatataattaatgattaacattatgttaaaatatactgtaaattacaacaaaaactgCTCATACTATTcctactactagtactactacttaTAGTACCAAAAGTTATGATATATTtgcaataaataatataataaaccAACTATTTCTGTTTTCTATAAATTGTACAAAGTatgtaacattttgaaaataagtGTTGTTTCATGTAATATTGTGTATTGTTGCAGAAATTAACAATATATTGGCAATGTGTTGTATCCatgacaaaatacaaacatgtcCTCTCGTGAGCTCTTGTTTAATATATCTACTTCCAACTTGTAACTAAACATGTGATTCCCCTGCAACTCCGCCAAGGCTCTCTGGCTGCTATGAGTCTCTGGAGGGGGGAAACACTGGAGATGCTGTGGTGGATTTCAGTGGAGCTGTGGCAGAGGCCATCAACTTGGAGGCAGAAGCTTTCTATAAGGACCAGAAAAGACAAGACCAGCTCTTTGAGGATCTACTAAAGGTCTACGACCGTGACGGAATCATAAGCAGCTCAATTAAGGTCTGTTCTGTGTctgaatgtttgcttttttgtctCTACATACTTCAGAGAAACTGGCCGtagtgtttatttattgatttatgtcATCAGGCAGCGCCTCATGAAATTGAGCTCAAAATGGAAAACGGGCTTGTGAAAGGCCATGCATACTCAGTGACTGCAGTGAAGAAGGTGCGCTTGGGTCACGGTCTGCTGGCCTACTTCAAGAATGAAACCATCCCCCTGATTCGCATGAGGAATCCCTGGGGCAAGACTGAGTGGAAAGGAGCCTGGAGTGACAGGTGAGGAGGATATTTATTTCACTCATTTCTCCTTAGTGAAGTGGTACTCTGCCCAAATATTTTTATAGCCCTccttttgatttaaaatgtggCTGTAAAAAGTTTGTAGTTTACTTCATTATGGAGAACAAAGGCTGCATTCAATTTGGATTCAGTGGAATCCAGCAATGACTAGTTTTTATGAAGACATTAAAGTAGGAAAAAATACCTAAAGCAACATCTCAGACCATTCCTGCAGCATAATCCACTTCCATCcactctccatctgtatgcttAGTATGTTCCAAACAGTCATAACTCACAAAAACATGGATGTGACCAATGCAGGAACCTGTTAAACCATACTTTAGCTAAATTAGTAGTATTTGGAACATATGCAGCACATGGATGGACAGTAGAAGAAGATTTGagatgttttgatattttttcatgtcatgACATCTTATCACTAGTGGAATAACTTGTATTTGCTGTGAAACCTTTCTTTGTgaagaagcaaaacacaaactttCCTATAGTTACATTTCAAGGCCACAGCAGCTGAATGTTTAATACTCCACTTCACCTCTGCAACAGTTAATCTGTAACTAGAATTCATAATCACTTTACCCATTTTTGCTCGCTGCTCGTCAGCTCCGAGGAGTGGTCGAAGGTTGGTGACACAGAAAGGGGCAACCTTGGCATCACAGTGGAGGATGATGGAGAGTTCTGGTGAGTAATCAGTTAATGCAGCTACTCCAATCCTTCAGTGGAGTTTATGTTCTCCTTCAGAGTGTAATGATGCATTTTTGGTTTACATCCACAGGATGTCATTCACAGACTGGTGCAAGTTCTTTACAGATGCAGATGTTTGCCGTATCATCAATACTTCCCTGATAAGCATCCATAAGACATGGAATGAGGTTTTGCACTTTGGGAGCTGGACCAAACATGCGGAGCCACTGTTAAACCGCTGCGGTGGCTGTGCTAACCACAGGCAGACGTTCCTGCAGAACCCTCAGGTACTGACCATAAGCGGTGCGGACTCTCTCTTCACACCAACTGTGTTCATgcacatgtaaaaatgtaaattcacTCCTTTTCAACTTCTTTTTCAGTACTTGTTTGATGTCACAAAGGAGGTCGATGAGGTCCTGATCTCCTTGCAGCAGAGAGACATGAAGATCCACAGGAGATTTGGTCAAGGAGAAAATTTAACTATTGGCTTCAGTGTCTTCAAGGTAACATTCAGTTGAACCCTTGCACCATACTGTATTGATGTAATGAAGAATAAAACgattaatttattattgtgtGTTGCATGACAGACAACAAAAGATTTATATTCCAGGGAGACATAACAGTAGaagatttaaatgtttgtaaaaggTCAGGTTGAATCTGACGAGAGAAGAGTTTACTAAAGAGGAAATGGTGTTCGTCTGGGACGTGAATGCTGGTCAAAGGTTAGTTTATTTTATGGGAAAACAGGGTCATTTCATCACATTCTGGCTTTCATTTTGGTCAAAGAATTTGGCTTCATTTGACTTCTCTGCTCATTTGTTTAGCAAACAGTGAACAGTTGTCGAGTGTTTTCAATGACAAGCAGACATTACTTGATAGATTTATCAGAACCAAAACAGACCATTTGAACGAGAGTCTAAATTATACATGATTAAACATGGAGAATGTACATACTTTAGCTGATTGTTTCAAGCTGAAATACAAAACTTGGTGACTATTTTTACAGGAACTCTCAGTAAGGTGCACGTTATTCAGCGGCATGTGTTCCTCTGTAGTTATGTAGGAATAAATGGAAAGATTTCAGATTTATAAtcatttttgcacaaatatatttaacaagCATGCATTATGGGCAATATTGGTGGTTGCTGTGAATTGAAAAAgacatttactgagttacaacACTGTATGTATGAGAAACTATAACCTCACAAAAAATCTGATATATAGAGCTGTATGATAGAGGCATAAAGCTGTAACATTTATGAAAACATCGTACCAACTGAGGAATGTGTTTCACAAGAGGTTTTAACTGATTATAGAATTACAAAGTCAGTGCAGTCCTCTTTTgaagcagctgtaaaacatgcCAAACTAGATTTTATCTTACATGCTGGGATTAGGTTGTCACATTCAAATGAGGCGTTGCAACCACATGCTGCAAAACTGACatcacatttcccataatgtgATTTACTCAGTCAGAGATCTGGCTAagttcacatgcacacacacacacatacacatatcagatcatggtcacttttggggacattacattgactttcattaatttcctggagacataacctaaccttaaccaacaCCACTACTTgctctaaccttaaccactgacccaaaaatcagctttttcccaatttagaacatggcttttgtccccaCTTGGACAAGCCATCCTTAATTGGtcctaagtctgaaatttgtccccaaaagtagcctatgacagaccacacacacacatacacacacacacacacacacacacacacacacacacacacacacacacacacacactcattattcACTCTTATCATGCTGACAGAAGTGCTGCCAAAGCGGCAGGTTCTGGACAGCAACAAATGCTGTTGCCACAAGGAGCACgtggtttaaaaaaagctgctgtgtgCACATGGCCTGTTGAACTGCTACAGTATGAGCCTGTAACATTAACCTGCATTTAACCCTTGTCATCTATAGTCATCAGGCAAGTaatgtttcctcctctttcatttGATGGCTTGCAGACACCAtgattgtctgttttttatgtcACCAGCCactatattttacttttttcctgtttgagaAGTGTGTCTGCAGTAAAATGACTTTTAGCCATAAATTGCCAATTATGAGCTTTTCaatcaaaatacaaagaatTAATTATATGTGTCGTATTTGTGGAGCTTGAGGATTATGATTGTTCTGTTAACCTATAACTGGTTAATAACTGAAGCTGGAAGCAGTATAACCCTGGAGAATGTCCAACAGGAGGTTTTTTCACTTAACTGACACACCACTTATCTTACCAGTGAAATAATATTATTCTGTACTTACGATAACACTGCACCACTGTAATGAAATACACACTTACTATATAtaacattttagttttattccCGATTCTGCCACCAGGAGGCAGAAGTATCATGTGTTAAGTAGCAAATTGTGAATTATTTATCCTCTAAATACTGTTTTAATTACCATTTGCATCTGTGCTGTATTACACAAGTGAAAATTGTGCTTTCTTGCACCAGTTACACCAGTGAATAGACTTGCCTTGGAAAAGTTAAACATAAATTTGAGGAGTGCTTATTCAAGGCATCAGTTGGCTTATAAAGGTCAAAAAAGTAACCTTTGAGTTATATCATGAGCAGTAGTAACATACACAAAACTAAACTCTACACTTGATGTGTAAAGTCAGTGATTCAGTCATTGTGCTCTAATAAATGAcactcaaatgttttttttcttttccaggtGGAGCTGAACAGGAAGTATCGGATGCATGATATCCTGACCCAGAAGTGTGTGGTGACGTCCACCTACATCAACGCCCGCACAGTGTTTGTGAGATCCATGCTGTCGCAGGGCCGCTACATCATCATCCCCACCACCTTCAAGCCTGAGGCACTGGGGGATTACATGATCCGAGTTTTCACTGATGTGGACTCGGGCTGCAGGTACAACTGTGAtggaggtgtgatgtcaccccAGTGAGTTGAGGCAGTAtataagtcaagtcaagtcaagtcaatttgaTTTGacagcccaatatcacaaattatgaatttgcctcaggggggcTTTatagtctgtacagcaatacatcatcctctgtccttagaccctcaattcaAGAGGATCTAAGGACAACTCACTACTCCCCCAAACTCCCCAAAAAAcccctttaacagggaaaaaaaatgaagaaatctcaggaagagcaacagaggagggatccttTTCCCAGGACGGACAGatgtgcaatagatgttgtATGTACAG includes the following:
- the LOC122995045 gene encoding calpain-5-like, which encodes MFSSALPYKNQHYADLKRDCIKDKKLFEDPEFPATNASLYFSKPPPGTVQWKRPGEISSEPHLFVEGISSHDLNQGLVGNCWFVAACSCLALKPNLWKKVITDWKEQEWDPKHPENYAGIFHFQFWIFGKWVDVVVDDRLPTINGELIYCHSKHNNEFWSALLEKAYAKLSGCYESLEGGNTGDAVVDFSGAVAEAINLEAEAFYKDQKRQDQLFEDLLKVYDRDGIISSSIKAAPHEIELKMENGLVKGHAYSVTAVKKVRLGHGLLAYFKNETIPLIRMRNPWGKTEWKGAWSDSSEEWSKVGDTERGNLGITVEDDGEFWMSFTDWCKFFTDADVCRIINTSLISIHKTWNEVLHFGSWTKHAEPLLNRCGGCANHRQTFLQNPQYLFDVTKEVDEVLISLQQRDMKIHRRFGQGENLTIGFSVFKVELNRKYRMHDILTQKCVVTSTYINARTVFVRSMLSQGRYIIIPTTFKPEALGDYMIRVFTDVDSGCRELTEDKPKVKCWSSLLGYPQAVTHIYVHGAEGLQNQDSTGGADPYVIISCEGRSVQSTVKKDTLQPEFATSGVFYRRKPRKPITVEVWNSNPVKDEFMGQVVLSGSVKDIAEPQKLQLRKQGRQMADEMPGSISLRIVTSSQLTNI